The proteins below come from a single Prolixibacter sp. NT017 genomic window:
- a CDS encoding 2-oxoacid:ferredoxin oxidoreductase subunit beta yields MAEELALTIKDFKSDNEVRWCPGCGDHAILNAIQKAMASLNIAHKDYAVISGIGCSSRFPYYMSTYGFHTIHGRAAAVASGVKCANPDLCVWEITGDGDALAIGGNHFIHLIRRNIDINVILFNNKIYGLTKGQYSPTSDRGFVTKTSPYGTVEDPFVPGQLVLGARGTFFARSVDNNIKLSQEIFEEAAKHKGASVVEVLQNCMIYNNGIHAAITDPKMKKEHQLMLKHGEPMIFGENEDKGLVLECGRLKVVKIGEDGVTRDDILVHDVTEPNGFVHQLLINMALPDFPVAMGVIRAVPGPSYDEAMVAQIEEVKSTAKIKCVDDLLTSGNTWVVE; encoded by the coding sequence ATGGCCGAAGAATTAGCATTAACAATAAAAGACTTCAAAAGCGATAATGAAGTTCGCTGGTGTCCGGGATGTGGCGATCATGCCATCTTGAATGCCATTCAAAAAGCAATGGCTTCACTAAACATTGCGCATAAAGACTATGCAGTCATTTCGGGAATCGGATGTTCTTCCAGGTTTCCGTACTATATGAGTACCTATGGTTTTCATACCATCCACGGACGTGCTGCTGCAGTGGCATCCGGTGTAAAATGTGCCAATCCGGATCTTTGTGTTTGGGAAATTACCGGCGACGGTGATGCGTTGGCCATCGGTGGAAACCATTTCATTCACCTGATTCGCCGTAACATCGACATCAATGTCATCTTGTTTAACAACAAGATTTACGGTTTGACGAAAGGACAGTATTCACCAACTTCCGACAGAGGTTTTGTAACCAAAACTTCGCCTTACGGAACAGTGGAAGACCCGTTTGTTCCGGGACAGTTGGTGTTGGGTGCCCGTGGAACTTTCTTTGCCCGCTCGGTGGATAATAACATCAAACTGAGCCAGGAAATTTTTGAAGAAGCGGCCAAACACAAAGGTGCATCGGTCGTAGAAGTTCTCCAGAACTGTATGATTTACAACAATGGAATTCATGCAGCCATCACCGATCCGAAGATGAAAAAGGAACACCAGTTGATGCTGAAGCATGGTGAGCCGATGATTTTCGGTGAGAACGAAGACAAAGGTCTGGTCCTGGAGTGTGGTCGTCTGAAAGTGGTAAAAATCGGTGAAGACGGTGTTACCCGCGACGATATTCTGGTTCACGATGTAACAGAACCCAACGGATTCGTTCATCAACTGCTGATTAACATGGCACTTCCCGATTTCCCGGTAGCTATGGGAGTCATCCGTGCCGTGCCAGGTCCTTCTTATGATGAGGCCATGGTAGCCCAGATTGAAGAGGTGAAGTCGACAGCAAAGATTAAATGCGTTGACGACCTATTGACCAGTGGAAACACATGGGTGGTTGAATAA
- a CDS encoding 2-oxoacid:acceptor oxidoreductase subunit alpha has translation MSKETKVIELEEVAIRFSGDSGDGMQLTGTLFSDASALIGNDISTFPDYPSEIRAPQGTVGGVSGFQVQFGTRRVTTPGDYAHVLVAMNPAAVKANAPFMRPGGTIIYDQDSFTEKNFQKAKFSTDNPFEELQLDDYFKIPVPITTLTREALKDFGLDNKSILRSKNMFALGLVSWMFDRPMDYMESFIQNKFKKKPAVVEANLKVLRSGWNYGMNMQHMTPRYIVHPAAIEHGTYRNINGNLATAWGLLAAAEKANLELFLGSYPITPATEVLQALSARKDLGVKTFQAEDEIAGISTTIGAAFAGDLAVTSTSGPGLALKSEALGLSVMAELPLVLVNVQRGGPSTGLPTKTEQSDLLQALYGRNGESPVVVLAASTPSDCFHYAFHAAKIALERMVPVILMTDGFLGNGSEPWRIPKMADLPAITPRIAKNAETYKPYSRDEKTLSREWAYPGMDGFQHRIGGLEKDLMGNVSHDPENHQKMVEIRAEKVKRVVDMVPELEVCGEQEGDLLVVSWGGTFGHMESAVREMRSLDHKIGLAHFNYINPLPANVHEVFSRFKKIVVCELNMGQFAAYLRDKEPDFKYEQFNKVKGLPFTVHELCEKFEQLLEE, from the coding sequence ATGTCTAAGGAAACAAAAGTTATTGAACTTGAAGAGGTAGCCATCCGGTTTTCAGGAGACTCAGGAGATGGGATGCAGTTAACCGGAACGTTGTTTTCGGACGCCTCTGCTCTGATTGGGAATGATATTTCGACATTCCCCGATTATCCTTCAGAAATACGCGCTCCGCAGGGAACCGTTGGCGGCGTGTCGGGCTTCCAGGTACAATTTGGAACCCGCCGGGTGACCACACCGGGTGACTACGCCCACGTGCTGGTAGCCATGAACCCTGCAGCCGTAAAAGCAAATGCGCCGTTTATGCGCCCCGGAGGGACGATTATTTACGACCAGGACAGTTTTACGGAGAAGAATTTTCAGAAGGCAAAATTTAGCACGGACAATCCGTTTGAGGAGTTGCAACTGGATGATTATTTCAAAATTCCGGTTCCTATAACTACCCTTACGAGGGAAGCGTTGAAAGATTTCGGTCTTGACAACAAAAGTATTCTGCGAAGCAAGAACATGTTTGCACTGGGCTTGGTAAGCTGGATGTTTGACCGTCCTATGGACTACATGGAGAGCTTCATTCAGAATAAATTCAAGAAGAAGCCTGCGGTGGTGGAAGCTAACCTTAAAGTGTTGAGGAGTGGTTGGAACTACGGTATGAACATGCAACACATGACGCCGAGGTACATCGTACATCCGGCGGCCATTGAACATGGTACTTACCGGAATATCAACGGTAACCTTGCTACTGCCTGGGGACTGCTCGCTGCAGCCGAGAAGGCCAATCTGGAACTTTTCCTCGGTTCGTATCCTATTACTCCCGCTACTGAGGTGCTGCAGGCGCTTTCGGCCCGTAAGGATTTAGGTGTGAAAACGTTTCAGGCAGAAGACGAAATTGCCGGAATCTCCACGACTATTGGAGCTGCATTTGCCGGCGATTTAGCGGTAACTTCTACTTCCGGTCCCGGTTTAGCGTTGAAATCGGAAGCTTTGGGTTTGAGCGTAATGGCCGAGTTGCCCTTGGTGCTGGTGAACGTTCAACGTGGAGGTCCTTCAACCGGTTTGCCGACCAAAACGGAACAATCTGACTTGTTGCAGGCACTTTATGGCCGTAACGGTGAAAGCCCGGTAGTTGTATTGGCCGCTTCCACACCATCCGATTGTTTCCACTATGCTTTCCATGCAGCTAAAATTGCTTTGGAAAGAATGGTGCCGGTTATTCTGATGACCGATGGATTCCTCGGAAACGGTTCGGAACCGTGGAGAATTCCGAAGATGGCTGATTTGCCAGCGATTACGCCTCGCATCGCTAAAAATGCGGAAACATACAAGCCATATTCTCGCGACGAGAAAACATTGTCTCGCGAGTGGGCTTATCCAGGAATGGATGGCTTCCAGCACCGCATTGGTGGTTTGGAGAAAGACCTGATGGGTAACGTCAGTCACGATCCGGAAAATCACCAGAAGATGGTGGAAATTCGTGCAGAGAAGGTTAAGCGTGTTGTCGATATGGTTCCTGAACTGGAAGTATGTGGAGAACAGGAAGGCGATCTGCTGGTTGTAAGCTGGGGAGGTACCTTTGGACACATGGAAAGTGCGGTTCGTGAAATGCGCTCATTGGATCATAAAATTGGTCTGGCACACTTCAATTACATCAATCCGCTGCCGGCCAACGTTCATGAGGTATTTAGCCGGTTTAAGAAGATTGTAGTCTGCGAGTTGAACATGGGACAGTTTGCAGCATATCTCCGTGATAAAGAACCCGATTTCAAATACGAACAATTCAATAAGGTCAAAGGACTTCCGTTTACGGTTCATGAATTGTGCGAGAAGTTTGAACAATTATTGGAGGAATAA
- a CDS encoding gamma carbonic anhydrase family protein — protein sequence MAIIQSLRDKTPTFGSNCFIAENAAIIGDVETGDNCSFWFGAVLRGDVHYIKLGDNVNVQDNAVIHATYQKSPTNIGNNVSIAHGAIVHGCTIHDNVLIGMNAVVLDDAVIESNSIIAAGAIVTKGTVVRSGSVYAGSPAKKIKEISPELLEGEIHRIANNYHMYAGWYKEGED from the coding sequence ATGGCCATTATACAATCTCTTCGCGACAAAACGCCAACCTTCGGCAGTAACTGTTTTATTGCAGAAAATGCTGCCATTATTGGCGATGTGGAAACAGGTGATAACTGTAGTTTTTGGTTCGGCGCCGTTTTACGCGGCGACGTGCATTACATCAAACTGGGTGATAATGTTAATGTCCAGGATAATGCAGTTATTCATGCTACCTACCAGAAATCTCCTACCAACATCGGTAATAACGTCAGCATTGCACATGGTGCCATCGTGCACGGATGTACCATTCATGATAATGTCCTTATCGGGATGAACGCGGTGGTACTTGACGATGCTGTTATTGAAAGTAACTCCATCATCGCGGCCGGAGCCATTGTTACCAAGGGTACTGTTGTGCGTTCCGGTTCGGTTTATGCTGGTTCTCCCGCCAAGAAAATCAAGGAAATCAGTCCTGAGCTTCTGGAAGGCGAAATTCACCGGATTGCCAACAACTACCACATGTACGCTGGCTGGTACAAAGAAGGTGAAGATTAA
- the gluP gene encoding glucose/galactose MFS transporter produces MAAETATYSRRNNYVIPIIIIGVMFFVIGFALGINGYLIPFLKKALDLSSAESYLVLAATFSAFVVFGYPSGVIISKIGYRRGMMVSFFFFAVGLALFVPSARYESLGLFLLASFISGMGNTLLQASVNPYITILGPQESAAMRISIMGIINKAAWAVAPIFLSLFLNLDAPSLQKMYFPFFLIVGIFVLLGIAVYFAPLPEVKAEGEDESEEETPVSSYARTKTSILQFPHLILGVIALFFYVGVETIALATIVDYADSLGLGNPATYTTYTVIFMVIGYLFGVFFIPKVITQNTALKINSWLGVAASLAIVLVSGNYSIWFVALLGLANSLMWPAIWPLAIADLGRFTKTGASLLVMGIVGGAILPLAFGGVKDIVGIQAAYWVCFPAYLFILFYALKGHKIR; encoded by the coding sequence ATGGCAGCAGAAACAGCTACTTACTCAAGACGGAATAATTATGTGATTCCAATTATCATCATTGGAGTCATGTTTTTTGTGATAGGATTTGCTCTTGGAATTAACGGTTACCTGATTCCCTTCCTGAAAAAGGCACTTGATTTATCTTCAGCCGAGTCGTACCTCGTGTTGGCAGCCACCTTTTCAGCCTTTGTTGTTTTTGGATATCCTTCAGGGGTAATCATCAGCAAGATTGGTTACCGGCGCGGAATGATGGTTTCGTTTTTCTTTTTCGCGGTAGGGCTTGCACTGTTTGTTCCATCGGCGCGTTACGAGAGTCTGGGACTGTTTCTGTTGGCATCGTTCATCAGCGGTATGGGAAATACCTTGCTACAGGCATCGGTAAATCCGTATATCACCATTTTGGGACCGCAGGAGAGTGCAGCGATGCGGATCAGTATTATGGGAATTATCAACAAGGCGGCCTGGGCCGTAGCACCGATATTCCTGAGTTTGTTCCTGAATCTGGATGCACCTTCGCTGCAAAAGATGTATTTCCCGTTTTTCCTGATTGTGGGCATATTCGTTTTGCTGGGCATTGCTGTTTATTTCGCCCCGCTGCCGGAAGTGAAAGCCGAAGGTGAGGACGAAAGCGAAGAAGAGACTCCGGTTTCGTCGTATGCACGGACAAAGACCAGCATTCTTCAGTTCCCGCACCTCATTCTGGGTGTTATTGCTCTCTTCTTTTACGTAGGTGTTGAAACGATAGCACTGGCAACCATTGTCGATTATGCTGACAGTCTGGGGCTGGGCAATCCGGCAACTTATACAACGTACACGGTTATTTTCATGGTAATTGGTTACCTGTTCGGGGTGTTCTTCATTCCGAAGGTAATTACGCAAAATACGGCGTTAAAAATCAATTCGTGGTTGGGAGTAGCGGCTTCGTTGGCGATTGTTCTGGTATCCGGAAATTACTCCATTTGGTTTGTGGCTTTGCTGGGACTTGCGAACTCACTGATGTGGCCAGCCATTTGGCCCCTTGCCATTGCCGACCTGGGACGCTTTACCAAAACAGGAGCATCGTTACTGGTGATGGGGATTGTTGGTGGTGCCATTTTGCCGCTCGCTTTTGGCGGAGTAAAAGATATTGTTGGTATTCAGGCCGCTTACTGGGTTTGTTTCCCTGCCTATCTTTTCATTCTTTTCTATGCACTAAAAGGACATAAAATAAGATAA
- a CDS encoding sugar phosphate nucleotidyltransferase produces MMKPTLVILAAGMGSRYGGLKQLDEVGPNGEAIIDYSLYDAIRAGFGKVGFVIREDFADEFKARFGPQLEGKIEVAYVYQALDKIPSGYNIHPERVKPWGTGHALLMAEPEVDAPMAVINADDFYGPQAYQEIASFLTSSIDENEYGMVGYQLDNTLSEFGSVSRGVCQTDSSGRLTEINERTKIQKEDDEIVYYEDEKRFPLTGKEPVSMNFWGVKTSVFQYLNEGFREFLQEKGNKLKSEFFVPFLINDKIVDGTVSVKVLTCDSPWFGVTYKEDKPYVQDKLKKLIEDKVYPENLWK; encoded by the coding sequence ATGATGAAACCGACTTTAGTTATTCTGGCTGCCGGCATGGGAAGCCGGTACGGAGGCCTCAAACAACTCGACGAAGTGGGCCCAAACGGAGAAGCCATTATTGACTATTCGCTTTACGACGCCATTAGGGCCGGATTTGGGAAAGTGGGATTTGTCATCCGTGAGGATTTTGCCGATGAATTCAAAGCGCGCTTTGGTCCCCAGCTCGAGGGGAAAATCGAAGTGGCTTACGTTTACCAAGCGCTGGACAAAATTCCCTCCGGATACAACATTCATCCCGAAAGGGTAAAGCCGTGGGGAACCGGACATGCTCTGCTGATGGCAGAACCGGAAGTAGATGCTCCCATGGCAGTCATTAACGCCGACGATTTTTACGGACCGCAGGCTTACCAGGAAATTGCTTCGTTCCTTACTTCGTCGATTGATGAAAACGAATACGGAATGGTAGGATACCAGCTGGATAACACATTGTCGGAATTTGGCTCGGTATCACGCGGGGTTTGCCAAACCGATAGTTCCGGCCGTTTGACTGAAATCAACGAGCGGACTAAAATTCAAAAGGAAGATGACGAGATCGTTTATTACGAAGATGAAAAGCGTTTCCCGTTAACCGGAAAAGAGCCCGTATCGATGAATTTCTGGGGAGTAAAAACTTCCGTCTTCCAATACCTGAACGAAGGATTCCGTGAGTTCCTGCAGGAAAAAGGCAACAAACTGAAATCAGAGTTCTTCGTGCCGTTTCTTATCAATGACAAAATTGTTGACGGAACCGTTAGCGTAAAGGTACTGACCTGCGATTCGCCATGGTTTGGTGTTACCTACAAGGAAGATAAACCGTATGTACAGGATAAACTGAAGAAGTTGATTGAAGACAAGGTTTATCCCGAAAATCTATGGAAATAA
- a CDS encoding phosphotransferase enzyme family protein: protein MTNHQLNLIFESFGTEGHVKHWEPFGNGHINDTFLGKNQKNEASDFILQRKNHKIFTNVPGMMDNITAVTEHIRKGLEEKNEADIDRKVMKYFPAKDGKWYVNDKQGNYWTLFLYIPGSHSVENIENPEQAMMAARAFGHFQLQLSDLPGGKLVETIPNFHNGISRLNDFRKAIELDQAARVGENRELLEQLLNRADEMTLLQKWLDSGELPLRITHNDTKINNILFEKNDQPLCIIDLDTVMPGSALYDFGDAIRTIGNTAPEDEPDLSKIGFSSDIFKAFAEGYLAEAGKFLTQKERENLPFSCLYMAWEQAIRFMTDYLNGDTYYKIAYPEHNLVRTKAQFRYLEILEENREAMEKFIRKVG, encoded by the coding sequence ATGACTAACCATCAACTAAACCTGATTTTTGAATCTTTCGGCACTGAAGGACATGTAAAACACTGGGAACCTTTTGGCAACGGGCATATTAACGACACTTTCCTGGGCAAGAACCAGAAAAATGAGGCTTCCGACTTTATTCTTCAACGCAAAAACCACAAAATTTTTACGAACGTACCCGGCATGATGGACAACATTACAGCCGTGACGGAACACATTCGTAAAGGACTCGAAGAAAAGAACGAAGCAGATATCGACCGGAAGGTGATGAAGTATTTTCCTGCTAAGGACGGCAAGTGGTATGTGAATGATAAGCAAGGTAATTACTGGACCCTCTTTCTTTACATTCCTGGTAGTCATAGTGTCGAAAATATCGAAAATCCGGAACAGGCAATGATGGCCGCCAGGGCTTTCGGACATTTTCAGCTGCAGTTGTCCGATTTGCCCGGAGGTAAACTAGTGGAAACCATTCCGAATTTTCACAACGGCATCTCCCGGCTCAACGATTTCCGGAAAGCCATTGAACTGGACCAGGCCGCACGAGTGGGCGAAAACCGTGAATTACTGGAACAGCTCTTGAACCGGGCAGATGAGATGACGCTTTTGCAGAAATGGCTCGATTCGGGTGAACTTCCGCTCCGCATCACGCACAACGACACCAAAATCAACAATATACTCTTCGAGAAGAACGACCAGCCGCTGTGTATTATCGACCTCGATACGGTGATGCCGGGAAGTGCGTTGTACGATTTTGGAGATGCTATCCGCACCATCGGGAATACGGCACCGGAAGACGAGCCGGATTTGTCAAAAATCGGTTTTTCAAGCGATATTTTTAAAGCTTTCGCTGAAGGATACCTGGCTGAAGCCGGAAAGTTTTTAACGCAAAAAGAGAGAGAAAATCTACCTTTCTCATGCCTTTACATGGCATGGGAACAGGCCATCCGCTTCATGACCGATTACCTGAACGGCGATACCTATTACAAGATTGCGTACCCGGAACACAATTTAGTGCGGACGAAAGCCCAGTTCAGGTACCTCGAAATACTGGAAGAGAATCGTGAAGCGATGGAGAAGTTCATCAGGAAAGTCGGGTAA
- the murI gene encoding glutamate racemase gives MAEDYRPIGVFDSGYGGLTVLRSVIDELPEYDYLYLGDNARTPYGTRSFEVVYEYTLQAVKKLFDMGCHLVILACNTASAKALRSIQQRDLPNIDPSRRVLGVIRPSVERIPEVTRTGRVGVLGTTGTVKSESYPLEIRKISADKPVITYQEACPMWVPIVENNEIGTPGADYFVEKNVKQLLEKDAGIDTVILGCTHYPLLSETIRKFLPKHIQLLEQGPIVAERLADYLMRHPEMEQKCSKGGSQRFLTTESTENFETRAGMFFGASLEAEHLHL, from the coding sequence ATGGCTGAAGATTACAGGCCGATTGGTGTATTCGATTCCGGTTATGGAGGATTAACCGTTCTCCGCTCGGTAATCGATGAGCTGCCGGAATACGATTACCTTTATTTGGGCGATAATGCCCGGACGCCGTACGGAACACGCTCGTTTGAAGTTGTCTACGAATATACGCTTCAGGCTGTAAAAAAACTGTTCGATATGGGGTGTCATCTGGTGATTCTGGCTTGTAATACAGCTTCTGCGAAAGCATTACGTTCCATACAACAGCGCGATTTACCGAACATCGATCCTTCCCGGCGCGTGTTGGGAGTAATTCGTCCGAGTGTGGAACGCATTCCGGAAGTAACGCGCACAGGACGGGTAGGGGTTTTAGGAACAACCGGTACTGTTAAATCGGAATCCTATCCGTTGGAGATAAGAAAAATTTCAGCTGACAAACCCGTGATTACTTACCAGGAAGCTTGCCCGATGTGGGTTCCGATTGTGGAAAACAATGAAATAGGAACGCCCGGAGCCGACTATTTCGTTGAGAAGAATGTTAAACAATTGCTGGAAAAGGATGCCGGGATTGACACGGTGATTCTGGGGTGCACACACTACCCGTTGTTGTCGGAAACTATCCGAAAATTCCTTCCGAAACATATTCAGCTATTGGAACAAGGTCCGATTGTAGCCGAACGTCTGGCCGACTATTTAATGCGGCATCCCGAGATGGAGCAGAAGTGTTCCAAGGGAGGTTCGCAGCGATTTCTGACAACTGAATCAACGGAGAATTTCGAGACGCGTGCCGGTATGTTTTTCGGAGCATCGTTGGAAGCGGAACATCTGCATTTATAG
- a CDS encoding OmpH family outer membrane protein: protein MRNILKVTLLFVALFAGSISAQAQTYKFGHIDFQQLLQVMPERDAAQKAMQKHANELESQLTNMQKEYQTKVQAYIAQRDSLSEAVRSAKENDLQDLQQRIQNFQAVAQQDLQKKREEQLQPIIKKARAAVDAVAKEEGLIYVFDVNSILYHSAQSEDILPLVKKKLGIQ, encoded by the coding sequence ATGAGAAACATTTTAAAGGTAACGTTACTTTTTGTTGCCCTTTTTGCCGGAAGCATTTCAGCACAAGCACAGACATACAAGTTCGGGCACATCGATTTTCAGCAGTTGCTGCAGGTGATGCCGGAGCGTGATGCCGCTCAGAAAGCGATGCAGAAGCATGCTAATGAATTGGAAAGTCAGCTGACGAATATGCAGAAGGAGTACCAGACAAAAGTACAGGCCTACATTGCTCAGCGCGACAGTCTATCAGAAGCTGTTCGTAGTGCAAAAGAAAACGATTTGCAAGATCTGCAGCAGCGCATCCAGAACTTTCAGGCTGTAGCTCAGCAGGATCTTCAGAAAAAGCGTGAAGAACAACTTCAGCCGATCATCAAAAAAGCTCGTGCAGCCGTTGATGCAGTGGCTAAGGAAGAAGGGTTGATTTATGTATTTGATGTCAACAGCATTCTTTACCATTCCGCTCAATCAGAGGATATTCTTCCTTTGGTGAAGAAAAAACTGGGAATTCAGTAA
- a CDS encoding OmpH family outer membrane protein — protein MKKIVLLFTLILSMVGYSYAQKYAYVDTEYILDNIPAYHAAQDQLDKISKQYQKELETLHAELDQMYKDFQAESVLLSDDMRRRREDVIVSKEKEYKKLQRQYFGPQGDLYKKRESLIKPIQDDIYNAIQEIAEQDSYAVIFDRSAGMSMLYTNPKYDLSDQVLQKLGYKN, from the coding sequence ATGAAAAAGATTGTTCTCCTTTTTACGCTGATACTAAGCATGGTGGGCTATTCGTATGCTCAAAAATATGCTTATGTCGATACTGAATATATTCTTGATAATATTCCGGCTTATCATGCAGCTCAGGATCAGCTGGATAAAATTTCGAAGCAATATCAGAAAGAGCTGGAAACACTTCACGCTGAGTTGGATCAGATGTACAAGGATTTCCAGGCTGAGTCGGTGTTGTTGTCCGACGATATGAGGCGCCGGCGCGAGGATGTTATTGTTTCGAAAGAGAAAGAATATAAAAAACTGCAACGGCAGTATTTTGGTCCTCAGGGAGATTTGTATAAAAAACGCGAATCGCTGATTAAACCTATTCAAGACGACATTTACAATGCAATTCAGGAGATTGCGGAACAAGACAGTTACGCTGTGATCTTCGATCGCTCGGCGGGTATGAGTATGCTCTATACCAACCCCAAATACGATTTAAGTGATCAGGTGCTGCAGAAACTTGGATATAAGAATTAA